The following are encoded together in the Naumannella cuiyingiana genome:
- a CDS encoding helix-turn-helix transcriptional regulator, whose product MSAQPGDAAGLIGRGAELAALRAVLARVGGGEPALVVVHGPAGVGTSALVDAALAEEPAPRVIRRAAVHWESSLLAGIAAGAPHPDPATDPDAAAAWLAARCAEPAADGPVAHVVEDAQHADTASLRALSSAVRRLAAPVLVVLVASGDPERWPVGLAEVRAAHADTAIAVAGLGPADVASLAASRGRAIGGYGAGRLARHTAGCPGPIIELLDSRHSLWDDPRVPLPAPRSVVAAFRRALAGEPPEVTELAEAAATLCAVGRSTSGDELAMLLAAAGSGAAAALLPTIDRAVGAGILCPHVDGRIEFASPLGLAAVRDRVPLTRRVRWHRQAGGVLGADRGLLHRVLATVGRDDELAASVIRRAEQLALAGAWSDAAEMLIMVSRIAGDPAECLLRAVDALVSAGDLPAAAALSPEIEGFTPVARRDAVIGYLTALQGRAREAELLYERAWSGSAGTVGADAATAALISQRRALHALCDWRPEELVAWSERALEFGGATASAVIETKVLYGLGHLGAGRLAEAEEAYAQVMAEIPDGAQAQRARMGRGWLRMTQDAHEEARQDLERALAIRTWGGSARISLWAHGWLARVLYELGEWDAALETVERRVPLLQRSGLDLQAPLLHWSAARVHALRGATERAERHLRAAGSVPREYACALIPAALARAQVAEVRGDHPGVLRALEPVAELAGRRDIDEPGCWPWQHAWASALVATGELERADVFLRPHEERAAARGHRTSLGRLGEVRGRWLAARGRLDEARAAHAAALGQLDQLTRPVLRASISLSLGQMLRRAGKRKEAVGALGEARELYAGLAAQPMLLRTDRELRAAGLGTRRPLVLAALTPQERTVAGLVASGATNREASEELFVSVKTVEYHLTRIYTKLGLRGRAELAAHYSEADG is encoded by the coding sequence ATGTCAGCACAGCCCGGTGACGCCGCCGGACTGATCGGCCGGGGAGCCGAGCTGGCCGCGCTGCGAGCCGTCCTGGCCCGGGTCGGCGGCGGCGAGCCCGCGTTGGTCGTGGTGCACGGCCCCGCCGGCGTCGGCACCAGCGCGCTCGTCGACGCGGCGCTGGCCGAGGAGCCCGCACCCCGGGTGATCCGCCGTGCCGCCGTGCATTGGGAGTCGAGCCTGCTCGCGGGGATCGCCGCCGGGGCGCCTCATCCGGATCCCGCGACCGATCCCGATGCCGCGGCCGCCTGGCTCGCCGCGCGCTGCGCCGAGCCGGCCGCGGACGGGCCGGTCGCTCACGTCGTCGAGGACGCGCAGCACGCCGACACCGCCTCGCTGCGGGCGCTGTCCAGTGCGGTACGCCGGCTCGCGGCGCCCGTGCTGGTCGTCCTGGTCGCCTCGGGTGACCCCGAACGTTGGCCGGTCGGCCTCGCCGAGGTGCGCGCCGCGCATGCCGACACGGCGATCGCCGTGGCCGGGCTGGGCCCGGCCGATGTGGCATCCCTGGCCGCCTCGCGCGGGCGGGCCATCGGCGGGTACGGCGCGGGTCGGCTGGCCCGGCACACGGCCGGCTGTCCCGGGCCGATCATCGAGTTGCTGGACTCGCGGCACTCGCTGTGGGACGACCCCCGGGTGCCACTACCGGCGCCGCGTTCCGTCGTCGCAGCGTTCCGCCGAGCGCTGGCCGGCGAGCCCCCGGAGGTGACCGAACTGGCCGAGGCGGCCGCGACGCTGTGCGCGGTCGGGCGGAGCACATCGGGCGACGAGCTGGCCATGCTGCTCGCGGCGGCCGGGTCCGGCGCCGCGGCCGCGCTGTTGCCGACGATCGACCGGGCGGTGGGCGCGGGGATCCTGTGTCCCCACGTCGACGGACGGATCGAGTTCGCCAGCCCGCTCGGGCTTGCCGCCGTCCGCGACCGCGTACCGCTGACCCGGCGCGTGCGGTGGCACCGGCAGGCGGGTGGGGTGCTCGGTGCCGACCGCGGCCTGTTGCACCGCGTCCTGGCGACCGTCGGGCGCGACGACGAGCTCGCCGCATCGGTGATCCGGCGCGCGGAGCAGCTCGCGCTGGCCGGCGCCTGGTCCGACGCTGCCGAGATGTTGATCATGGTCAGCCGGATCGCCGGAGATCCGGCCGAGTGTCTGCTGCGCGCGGTCGATGCGCTGGTCTCGGCCGGGGATCTGCCCGCCGCTGCGGCGCTGTCGCCGGAGATCGAGGGGTTCACCCCGGTCGCCCGCCGGGATGCGGTGATCGGCTATCTCACCGCGCTGCAGGGGCGGGCGCGCGAGGCCGAGCTGCTCTATGAGCGTGCCTGGTCCGGCTCCGCCGGCACCGTCGGGGCGGACGCGGCGACGGCCGCGCTGATCAGCCAGCGTCGAGCGCTGCACGCGCTGTGCGACTGGCGGCCGGAGGAGCTGGTCGCCTGGTCGGAGCGGGCACTCGAGTTCGGTGGCGCGACCGCCTCGGCGGTGATCGAGACGAAGGTGCTCTACGGCCTCGGCCATCTGGGCGCCGGCCGGCTCGCCGAGGCCGAGGAGGCCTATGCCCAGGTGATGGCCGAGATCCCCGACGGGGCCCAGGCCCAGCGCGCCCGGATGGGCCGGGGCTGGTTGCGAATGACGCAGGACGCCCACGAGGAGGCCCGCCAGGACCTGGAGCGGGCGTTGGCCATTCGCACCTGGGGCGGCTCCGCGCGCATCTCGCTGTGGGCCCATGGCTGGCTGGCCCGGGTCCTGTACGAGCTCGGCGAATGGGACGCCGCCCTGGAAACGGTCGAGCGCCGGGTGCCGCTGCTGCAACGCTCGGGCCTCGACCTGCAGGCCCCGCTGTTGCACTGGAGCGCGGCCCGGGTGCATGCGCTGCGCGGCGCGACCGAGCGCGCGGAACGCCACCTGCGCGCGGCCGGGTCGGTGCCGCGGGAGTACGCCTGCGCGCTGATCCCGGCGGCGCTGGCCCGCGCGCAGGTCGCCGAGGTACGCGGTGATCATCCGGGAGTGCTGCGTGCCCTGGAACCGGTCGCCGAACTCGCCGGGCGCCGCGACATCGACGAGCCCGGTTGCTGGCCGTGGCAACACGCCTGGGCCTCCGCGCTCGTCGCGACCGGCGAGCTGGAGCGTGCCGATGTGTTCCTGCGCCCGCACGAGGAGCGCGCGGCGGCCCGCGGCCACCGGACGTCGCTGGGCCGGCTGGGGGAGGTCCGCGGCCGTTGGCTGGCGGCGCGGGGTCGGCTCGACGAGGCGCGGGCCGCGCACGCGGCCGCGCTGGGGCAGTTGGACCAGCTCACGCGACCGGTCCTGCGCGCGTCGATCAGCCTCTCGCTCGGCCAGATGCTGCGTCGGGCGGGCAAGCGCAAGGAGGCCGTCGGTGCGCTCGGGGAGGCCCGCGAGCTGTACGCCGGCCTGGCCGCGCAGCCGATGCTGCTGCGTACCGACCGCGAGCTCCGCGCGGCCGGGCTCGGCACCCGCCGGCCGCTGGTGCTGGCCGCGCTGACCCCGCAGGAGCGGACCGTTGCGGGACTGGTCGCGAGCGGCGCGACCAACCGGGAGGCGAGCGAGGAGTTGTTCGTCTCGGTCAAGACCGTCGAGTATCACCTGACCCGGATCTACACCAAGCTCGGCCTGCGCGGCCGGGCCGAGCTCGCCGCCCACTATTCCGAGGCGGACGGGTGA
- the mfd gene encoding transcription-repair coupling factor: MSLSALVSAVASDPAISSAVEGARSRTVDALDLTGPAALRPFLAAALATTRPVLLVTSTYREAEEQAATLASMLGADEVAYYPAWETLPHERLSPRSDTVGRRLSVLRRLAGNDQLPAPRVVVAPVRSLLQPQVRGLAQMRPVRVISGAEYDPDDLARDLVAAAYTRVDLVERRGEFAIRGGIVDVFPPTEEHPLRIDFFGDTVEEIRTFTVADQRSSGEPVAELIASPCREMLITEQVRSRAAALIDDHPELAEMLERIAQGHAVEGMESLAPALVDGMELMIDAMPDDTLVLVADPELIRGRAADLVTMSEEFLATSWQAAAAGGRAPIDLAASAYRDLGDVRREALDRGLAWWTLSPFAAGPGEADDEPVRTEDGEVVDLSGVGEIGGVRSRSVGARAVEPWRGDVDAAVADIRNALAAGWRVALAAEGAGLAKRMVELLGEHDIAARLAPAEGPEAGELAGDVVNVIIADLRAGFVAEAANLAVFTAADLSGQRNADKSQRRMPSRRKNQIDPLQLTPGDAVVHEQHGVGRYVEMVQRSLQGATREYLVIEYAPSKRGQPGDRLFVPMDSLDQVTRYVGGENPSLDRMGGADWAKRKGRARKAVRQIAAELIKLYAARQATRGHAFGPDTTWQRELEDAFNYVETPDQLGAITEVKQDMEQVVPMDRLICGDVGYGKTEIAVRAAFKAVQDGKQVAVLVPTTLLVQQHHATFADRYAGFPVKVAALSRFQSEAEAKKVREGIADGSIDVVVGTHRLIGGEVSFKDLGLVIIDEEQRFGVEHKEALKRLRMDVDVLAMSATPIPRTLEMAITGIREMSTIATPPEERHPVLTFAGPYDEAQVAAAIRRELMREGQVFYIHNRVQSIEKTARRIAELVPEARVATAHGQMGESKLEQVMVDFWERRADVLVCTTIVEAGLDISTANTLIIERADLLGLSQLHQLRGRVGRGRERGYAYFLYPPERALTETAHDRLATMAAHTDLGAGMQIAMKDLEIRGAGNLLGGEQSGHIADVGFDLYIRLVGEAVADFRGEGGEPEPEVRIELPVDARLPEDYIETERLRLEMYKRLAETRTPEDLAAVVAELTDRYGEPTGPVLTLIEVARFRLAARAAGLTEVVAQGNYIRFAPVHLPESRTLRLKRLHPRSVIKEQTGIILVPRPQAERVGGPPPTDDELLRWATGVVEDILAPVLAPVAG, encoded by the coding sequence GTGAGCCTGTCCGCTCTCGTGTCCGCCGTCGCGTCCGATCCCGCCATCTCCAGCGCGGTCGAGGGCGCCCGTTCGCGTACCGTCGATGCGCTCGACCTGACCGGTCCGGCCGCGCTGCGCCCGTTCCTGGCGGCCGCGCTGGCGACCACCCGGCCCGTGTTGCTGGTCACCTCCACCTATCGGGAGGCCGAGGAGCAGGCGGCGACGCTGGCCAGCATGCTCGGGGCCGACGAGGTCGCCTACTACCCGGCCTGGGAGACCCTGCCGCACGAGCGACTCAGCCCGCGCTCCGACACCGTAGGCCGTCGTCTGTCGGTGCTCCGCCGGCTGGCCGGCAATGATCAACTCCCCGCACCGCGGGTGGTCGTCGCACCGGTCCGCTCGTTGCTGCAGCCGCAGGTGAGGGGGCTGGCCCAGATGCGCCCGGTGCGGGTGATCAGCGGGGCCGAGTACGATCCCGATGATCTTGCCCGCGATCTGGTCGCGGCCGCCTACACCCGGGTGGACCTGGTCGAGCGACGCGGCGAGTTCGCGATCCGCGGTGGGATCGTCGACGTGTTCCCGCCGACCGAGGAACACCCCCTGCGGATCGACTTCTTCGGCGACACCGTGGAGGAGATCCGGACCTTCACCGTCGCCGACCAGCGCAGCTCGGGCGAGCCGGTCGCCGAGCTGATCGCCTCCCCGTGCCGGGAGATGTTGATCACCGAGCAGGTACGCTCTCGCGCCGCCGCGCTGATCGATGATCATCCCGAGCTGGCGGAGATGCTGGAACGGATCGCCCAGGGGCATGCCGTCGAGGGGATGGAGTCGCTGGCGCCGGCGCTGGTCGACGGCATGGAGCTGATGATCGACGCGATGCCCGACGACACGCTGGTGCTGGTCGCCGACCCGGAGCTGATCCGCGGCCGGGCGGCCGACCTGGTGACGATGAGCGAGGAGTTCCTGGCGACCTCCTGGCAGGCGGCCGCGGCCGGCGGGCGAGCGCCCATCGACCTGGCCGCCTCGGCGTACCGCGACCTCGGCGACGTCCGTCGCGAGGCGTTGGATCGGGGGCTGGCGTGGTGGACGCTGAGCCCGTTCGCCGCCGGTCCGGGGGAGGCCGACGACGAGCCGGTCCGTACCGAGGACGGCGAGGTCGTCGATCTGTCCGGTGTCGGCGAGATCGGCGGCGTGCGGAGCAGATCGGTCGGGGCGCGCGCGGTCGAGCCGTGGCGCGGCGACGTGGACGCCGCGGTTGCCGACATCCGCAACGCGCTCGCGGCGGGCTGGCGGGTGGCCCTGGCCGCCGAGGGGGCCGGGCTGGCGAAGCGGATGGTCGAGCTGCTGGGCGAGCACGACATCGCGGCCCGGCTTGCGCCGGCCGAGGGCCCGGAAGCCGGCGAGCTGGCCGGCGACGTGGTCAACGTGATCATCGCGGACCTGCGCGCGGGCTTCGTCGCCGAGGCGGCCAATCTGGCCGTCTTCACCGCGGCGGACCTGTCGGGGCAGCGCAATGCGGACAAGTCGCAGCGGCGGATGCCGAGCCGGCGCAAGAACCAGATCGACCCGCTGCAGCTCACGCCGGGCGATGCGGTCGTGCACGAACAGCACGGCGTGGGCCGTTACGTGGAGATGGTGCAGCGCAGCCTGCAGGGCGCGACCAGGGAGTACCTGGTGATCGAATACGCCCCGTCCAAGCGTGGCCAGCCGGGCGACCGGTTGTTCGTCCCGATGGACTCCCTCGACCAGGTGACCCGCTACGTCGGCGGGGAGAACCCGAGCCTGGACCGGATGGGCGGCGCGGACTGGGCCAAGCGCAAGGGCCGCGCCCGCAAGGCGGTACGCCAGATCGCGGCGGAGTTGATCAAGCTCTACGCCGCCCGGCAGGCGACCCGCGGGCATGCCTTCGGCCCGGACACGACCTGGCAGCGCGAGCTGGAGGATGCGTTCAACTACGTGGAGACGCCCGACCAGCTCGGCGCGATCACCGAGGTCAAGCAGGACATGGAGCAGGTGGTGCCGATGGATCGGCTGATCTGCGGCGATGTCGGCTACGGCAAGACCGAGATCGCGGTCCGCGCGGCGTTCAAGGCGGTCCAGGACGGCAAGCAGGTCGCCGTGCTGGTGCCGACGACGCTGCTGGTGCAGCAGCACCACGCCACCTTCGCCGACCGGTACGCCGGCTTCCCGGTCAAGGTCGCCGCGCTCAGCCGCTTCCAGTCCGAGGCGGAGGCGAAGAAGGTCCGCGAGGGCATCGCCGACGGCTCGATCGATGTCGTCGTGGGCACCCACCGGCTGATCGGCGGCGAGGTCTCGTTCAAGGATCTCGGGCTGGTGATCATCGACGAGGAGCAGCGCTTCGGCGTCGAGCACAAGGAGGCCCTGAAGCGGCTGCGGATGGATGTCGACGTGCTCGCCATGTCGGCGACGCCGATCCCGCGTACCCTCGAAATGGCGATCACCGGCATCCGGGAGATGTCCACCATCGCCACCCCGCCGGAGGAGCGGCACCCGGTGCTGACCTTCGCCGGGCCCTACGACGAGGCGCAGGTGGCCGCAGCGATCCGGCGCGAGCTGATGCGCGAGGGCCAGGTCTTCTACATCCACAACCGGGTCCAGTCGATCGAGAAGACCGCCAGGCGGATCGCCGAGCTGGTCCCGGAGGCGCGGGTCGCGACGGCGCACGGCCAGATGGGCGAGTCGAAGCTGGAGCAGGTGATGGTCGACTTCTGGGAGCGCCGCGCCGACGTGCTGGTGTGCACCACGATCGTCGAGGCCGGCCTGGACATCTCCACCGCGAACACGTTGATCATCGAGCGCGCCGACCTGCTCGGGCTGTCGCAGTTGCACCAGTTGCGCGGTCGCGTCGGCCGCGGCCGCGAGCGCGGGTATGCCTACTTCCTCTACCCGCCGGAGCGGGCGTTGACCGAGACCGCCCATGATCGACTCGCCACGATGGCCGCGCACACCGACCTCGGCGCCGGGATGCAGATCGCGATGAAGGACCTGGAGATCCGCGGCGCCGGCAATCTGTTGGGCGGCGAGCAGTCCGGGCACATCGCCGATGTCGGTTTCGATCTCTACATCCGGCTGGTCGGCGAGGCCGTCGCCGATTTCCGCGGCGAGGGCGGCGAGCCGGAGCCGGAGGTACGCATCGAGCTGCCCGTCGACGCCCGCCTGCCGGAGGACTACATCGAGACCGAGCGGCTGCGGCTGGAGATGTACAAGCGGCTCGCCGAGACCCGCACGCCGGAGGATCTGGCGGCCGTGGTGGCCGAGCTGACGGACCGCTACGGCGAGCCGACCGGGCCGGTGTTGACGCTGATCGAGGTGGCCCGGTTCCGGCTCGCGGCGCGCGCGGCCGGGCTGACCGAGGTGGTGGCGCAGGGCAACTACATCCGATTCGCCCCCGTGCACCTGCCCGAATCGCGCACGCTGCGGCTGAAGCGGCTGCACCCGCGTTCGGTGATCAAGGAACAGACCGGCATCATCCTGGTCCCGCGGCCGCAGGCCGAGCGGGTCGGCGGCCCGCCGCCGACCGACGACGAGCTGCTGCGCTGGGCGACCGGGGTGGTCGAGGACATCCTGGCGCCGGTACTGGCGCCCGTCGCGGGTTGA
- a CDS encoding M23 family peptidase, producing MSSIRHSSAPDPAHSRGARLALVVGALAALGVPLLVAGPAAADDTDLIDRENVSLRTEDAVTVPGAEALGEEVLAQVLERTGGAGTPGERLERLAGQGSDVQVRVSAATGDWAEGVSVVTAQAGVDAMPEAWVYLARQVDGRWTVALEGDPQFADFATESATLDDEARDTLSGYARGARVPAGTTSTDLGMQFPVKKGTWFNLTGGPHGWSGSGAEPQSSIDLSGSDGTVRSARGGRAYVVCSGMTRVIHNNGFSTDYYHMWNQKNLNGGIGQDVVLGTQGTNVTCGGIARGAHLHFAIRSYSDPNAAGKYVDWNGYRINNHEITGGNYSGKTVDVTNGNVNYTPARTYNY from the coding sequence ATGTCTTCGATCCGACACTCGTCTGCGCCCGATCCCGCGCACTCGCGCGGCGCACGACTCGCGCTCGTCGTCGGCGCTCTCGCCGCGCTGGGCGTGCCACTCCTCGTCGCCGGTCCCGCCGCGGCCGACGACACGGACCTGATCGACCGCGAGAACGTCTCGCTGCGTACCGAGGACGCGGTCACCGTCCCCGGCGCCGAGGCCCTCGGCGAGGAGGTGCTTGCACAGGTGCTCGAGCGCACCGGCGGCGCGGGCACCCCGGGCGAACGCCTGGAGCGCCTGGCCGGACAGGGCAGCGACGTCCAGGTCCGGGTCAGCGCCGCCACCGGTGACTGGGCCGAGGGGGTCAGCGTGGTCACCGCGCAGGCCGGGGTGGACGCGATGCCGGAGGCCTGGGTCTACCTGGCCCGGCAGGTCGACGGCCGCTGGACCGTCGCGCTCGAGGGCGACCCGCAGTTCGCCGACTTCGCGACCGAGAGCGCAACCCTCGACGACGAGGCGCGCGACACGCTGAGTGGGTACGCCCGGGGCGCGCGGGTCCCGGCCGGGACCACCTCGACCGACCTGGGGATGCAGTTCCCGGTGAAGAAGGGCACCTGGTTCAACCTGACCGGCGGCCCGCACGGCTGGAGCGGGAGCGGCGCCGAGCCGCAGAGTTCGATCGACCTCTCCGGCAGCGACGGCACCGTCCGCAGCGCGCGCGGCGGGCGGGCCTATGTGGTGTGCTCGGGCATGACCCGGGTGATCCACAACAACGGCTTCTCGACTGACTACTACCACATGTGGAACCAGAAGAACCTGAACGGCGGCATCGGTCAGGACGTCGTGCTCGGCACCCAGGGCACCAACGTCACCTGCGGTGGCATCGCGCGCGGCGCGCACTTGCACTTCGCGATCCGCAGCTACTCCGACCCGAACGCGGCCGGGAAGTACGTGGACTGGAACGGCTACCGGATCAACAACCACGAGATCACCGGCGGCAACTACTCCGGCAAGACGGTCGACGTGACCAACGGCAACGTGAACTACACGCCCGCCCGCACCTACAACTACTGA
- a CDS encoding MazG family protein, translating to MHRLRAECPWDAEQTHRSLVSYLIEESHELVEAIEEGGDADLREELGDLLLQVIFHAEIATERGAFDIEAVAGGVADKLVRRHPYVFGDGAVPEDLHATWEQRKRAEKGRTSALQGIPPMPALARAQKVISRSRSHGVPVELPAEPVTAEEVGQQILALVARAQAGGVDADQAVRGALRELEDRIAAAESDR from the coding sequence ATGCACCGGCTGCGCGCCGAGTGTCCGTGGGACGCCGAGCAGACCCATCGATCCCTGGTCTCCTACCTGATCGAGGAGAGTCATGAGCTCGTCGAGGCGATCGAGGAGGGCGGCGATGCCGATCTTCGCGAGGAGCTGGGCGACCTGCTGCTGCAGGTGATCTTCCACGCCGAGATCGCCACCGAGCGCGGAGCCTTCGACATCGAGGCGGTCGCCGGTGGGGTCGCGGACAAGCTGGTCCGGCGCCACCCCTATGTGTTCGGCGACGGCGCCGTGCCCGAGGATCTGCACGCCACCTGGGAGCAGCGCAAGCGTGCCGAGAAGGGCCGCACCTCGGCGCTGCAGGGCATCCCGCCGATGCCCGCGCTGGCCAGGGCGCAGAAGGTGATCTCCCGCTCGCGCTCGCACGGCGTACCCGTCGAGTTGCCTGCCGAACCGGTGACGGCCGAGGAGGTCGGGCAGCAGATCCTCGCCCTGGTCGCGCGGGCGCAGGCCGGCGGCGTCGACGCCGACCAGGCGGTACGCGGGGCGCTGCGCGAGCTCGAGGACCGGATCGCCGCCGCCGAATCGGATCGCTAG
- the eno gene encoding phosphopyruvate hydratase has translation MASIEFVDAREILDSRGNPTVEVEVLLDDGSVGRAAVPSGASTGQFEAVELRDGDKARYGGKGVLKAVDNVIDTIGEEIVGYEASEQRYIDEVMIELDGTPNKANLGANAILGVSLAVAHAAAESANLPLYRYVGGPNAHVLPVPMMNILNGGAHADSDVDVQEFMIAPIGAPSFGEALRQGAEVYHALKSVLKAKGLATGLGDEGGFAPNLPQNRAALELIAEAVASTGLKLGTDIALALDVAATEFFTDGVYQFDGKPQTAEQMGEIYAGWLNDFPIVSIEDPLAEDDWDGWAALYAKIGQQVQIVGDDLFVTNVERLRTGIEKRAANALLVKVNQIGTLTETLDAVSLAQRSGMNAMMSHRSGETEDTTIADLAVATNCGQIKTGAPARSERVAKYNELLRIEEDLENAATYAGASAFPRFSAR, from the coding sequence GTGGCATCCATCGAATTCGTTGACGCCCGCGAGATCCTCGACTCCCGCGGCAACCCCACCGTCGAGGTGGAGGTCCTGCTCGACGACGGCTCGGTCGGCCGTGCGGCCGTGCCGAGCGGCGCCTCGACCGGCCAGTTCGAGGCCGTCGAACTGCGCGACGGCGACAAGGCCCGCTACGGCGGCAAGGGCGTGCTGAAGGCCGTCGACAACGTGATCGACACGATCGGCGAGGAGATCGTCGGCTATGAGGCGTCGGAGCAGCGCTACATCGACGAGGTGATGATCGAGCTGGACGGTACGCCGAACAAGGCGAACCTCGGCGCGAATGCCATCCTCGGTGTCTCGCTGGCGGTCGCCCACGCCGCGGCCGAGTCGGCCAACCTGCCGCTCTACCGCTATGTCGGCGGCCCGAATGCCCACGTGCTGCCCGTGCCGATGATGAACATCCTGAACGGCGGCGCGCATGCCGACTCCGATGTCGACGTCCAGGAGTTCATGATCGCGCCGATCGGCGCGCCCAGTTTCGGGGAGGCGCTGCGCCAGGGCGCGGAGGTCTACCACGCGCTGAAGTCGGTACTGAAGGCCAAGGGGCTGGCAACCGGGCTCGGCGACGAGGGCGGCTTCGCGCCGAACCTGCCGCAGAACCGCGCCGCGCTGGAGCTGATCGCCGAGGCGGTCGCGTCCACGGGCCTGAAGCTCGGCACCGACATCGCGCTGGCCCTCGACGTCGCGGCCACCGAGTTCTTCACCGACGGGGTCTACCAGTTCGACGGAAAGCCGCAGACCGCGGAGCAGATGGGCGAGATCTACGCCGGCTGGTTGAACGACTTCCCGATCGTCTCGATCGAGGACCCGCTGGCCGAGGACGACTGGGACGGCTGGGCGGCGCTGTATGCCAAGATCGGCCAGCAGGTGCAGATCGTCGGCGACGACCTGTTCGTGACCAATGTCGAGCGGCTGCGTACCGGCATCGAGAAGCGCGCCGCGAATGCGCTGCTGGTGAAGGTCAACCAGATCGGTACGCTCACCGAGACCCTGGACGCGGTCAGCCTCGCCCAGCGCTCAGGGATGAACGCGATGATGAGCCACCGCTCCGGCGAGACCGAGGACACCACCATCGCCGACCTGGCCGTCGCCACCAACTGCGGACAGATCAAGACCGGTGCCCCGGCGCGTTCGGAGCGGGTCGCGAAGTACAACGAGCTGCTGCGGATCGAGGAGGATCTGGAGAACGCCGCGACCTATGCCGGCGCGTCCGCCTTCCCGCGCTTCAGCGCCCGCTGA
- a CDS encoding septum formation initiator family protein: MSASPQAPAGSTGSASPDGRRRPWLTLPGGVGVTPRAIALLVVLAVLMISYANSVRIYLDQEAEIAALQLETERRQQTIDDLNADLSRWQDEDYVRAQARERLGWVVPGETGFRVIGPDGQGIGASIDSDRRTPASDLPPVVPWWGKAWGSIEAADHPAPPPEPTENPADRPPITTDDEGG; the protein is encoded by the coding sequence GTGAGCGCGTCGCCGCAGGCGCCGGCGGGGTCGACGGGTTCGGCCTCGCCGGACGGTCGGCGGCGGCCGTGGCTGACGCTGCCGGGCGGTGTCGGCGTGACCCCGCGGGCGATCGCGCTGCTGGTGGTGCTGGCGGTGCTGATGATCTCCTACGCCAACAGCGTGCGCATCTATCTGGACCAGGAGGCCGAGATCGCCGCGCTGCAGTTGGAGACCGAGCGGCGCCAGCAGACGATCGATGATCTGAACGCCGACCTGTCGCGGTGGCAGGACGAGGACTATGTCCGCGCCCAGGCCCGGGAACGGCTGGGCTGGGTGGTGCCCGGCGAGACCGGTTTCCGGGTGATCGGGCCGGACGGCCAGGGCATCGGCGCGAGCATCGACTCCGACCGGCGCACCCCGGCGAGCGACCTCCCGCCCGTCGTGCCCTGGTGGGGCAAGGCCTGGGGCAGCATCGAGGCCGCCGATCACCCCGCGCCGCCCCCCGAGCCGACGGAGAATCCCGCCGACCGGCCGCCGATCACCACTGACGACGAGGGCGGATGA
- a CDS encoding DUF501 domain-containing protein, with translation MSASDTFTEADADVVEAQLQRRPRGVVRVAWRCHDGRPGVIMTEPRLPGGTPFPTTYYLTCPSLIAGCSTLEASGLMAEMTRRLGEDAELAAGYRAAHESYLADRAALGEVPEIAGVSAGGMPDRVKCLHVLAAHALAKGPGVNPLGDEVVERLADWLARPCLVEQAGR, from the coding sequence ATGAGCGCCTCCGACACCTTCACCGAGGCGGACGCCGATGTCGTGGAGGCGCAGTTGCAGCGGCGCCCCCGCGGCGTCGTGCGGGTGGCGTGGCGCTGCCACGACGGCCGCCCCGGGGTGATCATGACCGAGCCGCGGCTGCCGGGCGGTACGCCGTTCCCGACCACCTACTACCTGACCTGCCCGAGCCTGATCGCGGGCTGCTCGACGCTGGAGGCCTCGGGCCTGATGGCCGAGATGACCCGGCGGCTGGGCGAGGATGCGGAGCTGGCCGCGGGCTATCGGGCGGCGCACGAGTCCTATCTCGCCGACCGGGCCGCGCTGGGTGAGGTGCCGGAGATTGCCGGCGTGTCGGCCGGCGGGATGCCCGACCGGGTGAAGTGCCTGCACGTGTTGGCCGCGCACGCGCTGGCCAAGGGTCCCGGCGTGAATCCGCTCGGTGACGAGGTCGTCGAGCGGCTGGCCGACTGGCTCGCCCGCCCGTGCCTGGTCGAGCAGGCCGGGCGATGA